The genomic stretch ATGGGCTCAGTAGCAGGTCAAAGAAGTTTGTCATTACCGGTCATGCTCCTCTGGCCGCATCTGCGGCATCTTCGTCGGCGGGAATCGGAGGATGATTCATCACCATGATCTTGGGGGTCTTGCCTTCTGGCCAAATTCGTCGGCCATCGGGAACGTAATCGATCCCGCCATGGCTAAAAGGATTACATCTTAGGACACGCCAGATGGTTAATCCGATGCCTTTGATGACGCCATGTACAGTCACTGCTTCAAGGCCATAGGCCGAGCAGCTGGGGAAATATCGACAAACATCGCCATAGATTGGCGAAACGATCTTGCGATAAACCATGAGGAACCCGATGATGAGGTTTCGCGGAATATCGATGAGGAACCATATGAGCCCGGTTCTGGGCTTAGAGTCCTTCTTCACGTTTCACACCAGCCTTACG from Paeniglutamicibacter sp. Y32M11 encodes the following:
- the yidD gene encoding membrane protein insertion efficiency factor YidD, encoding MKKDSKPRTGLIWFLIDIPRNLIIGFLMVYRKIVSPIYGDVCRYFPSCSAYGLEAVTVHGVIKGIGLTIWRVLRCNPFSHGGIDYVPDGRRIWPEGKTPKIMVMNHPPIPADEDAADAARGA